TTGAAAAACATAAATGCCTTTTTCGTTTTAATGTTTTGGAATGGCTAAATCCTTGAAATTAATGCCAAAATATAGCCCAGTGTGATTGCAAAGCAAAAATTTTTAATCTACTTACTAGCTCTGAATTTACTTCTTGTCCTAGCTCCCTGACTTTCCAGTTAGAGATTTTCTTTACCCTTATCGTTTCTTATTACATTCTTTTGCCTAATTGGGTTTTGAAGGTATTATACTGGATATCCAAAGGATCTTGGGCCATCAAGGGTTATTCATTTTACTTCAGAGCGGGAGTTTGTCCAGCTTCTTCATCAAGGTTACCCTGTGGTTGTTGCATTTACCATCAagtaattttgcattttgttctcttttctttGACTGTTTGTCTTGCTCATGAACCTATATACTCAAGTCATGCATTTCTAATTTATGCAGATGTAACCTTACAAAGCATCTTGACAAAGTTCTCGAGGAAGCAGCAGTCAAATTCTATCCTCATGTAAAATTTTTGCGTGTAAGTCACTTCTAGATGCTTTTATTTTGTACTCGTCGTCTTCCTAATTGGGATGTTTGATTAGACGTAACACATGTTTTTTGGGTGCTTGATAGAAATATAAGCTGTATAATGTGATGAATCGAAAATGTGATGTCACTCCTTATTGCCCAATTAAACATTTAGAAGGGGAACAATAGGTCCACAAACCATTCTTTATGTTTCTCAAGagcaaaatttttgttttccagAAGTAGCAGTCCATAGAAGTTGTTAGTTTCCTCATTTCACTTTCCTCAATGCTGGAATATAGCTGAAGCCACCTTCTTTTCATGCATATGAAGGTTATTGTACATTTATTACTTCGGTTTTCATACGAGAATGCTTCACCACAGGCGTATGTATTAGTGTGCCTACACCTGGATGCTTACATGGTTTATAACTATCTTAGTGCTAATAGCTGTATAACTGAAATAAATTTTGCTAATGTACATCACTGATCATTGAATTTGCATTTAGGAAGAATTCCCTGTAATGAGAATATTCGGCCATCTCACTAAATTGGTTCTGTGCTGGAAATATCTTTGCCATAACAGGTTGAGTGCCCAAAGTATCCTGGTTTTTGTATATCTCGCCAGAAGACGGAATATCCATTTATTGAGATATTT
The Coffea arabica cultivar ET-39 chromosome 6c, Coffea Arabica ET-39 HiFi, whole genome shotgun sequence genome window above contains:
- the LOC113691914 gene encoding uncharacterized protein — encoded protein: MEKPSFFDKMMLNLRATCRYYTGYPKDLGPSRVIHFTSEREFVQLLHQGYPVVVAFTIKCNLTKHLDKVLEEAAVKFYPHVKFLRVECPKYPGFCISRQKTEYPFIEIFHSPEQAINHGRVADPNITKYSVQVLPFNYDASTYGFREFFKRHSIHHSGPR